The Flammeovirgaceae bacterium genome contains a region encoding:
- a CDS encoding GAF domain-containing protein: MLKAIKKLNPIHRATGILAFSGLVIVVLMALAVRHIRTGYAQTAACNNLIMECRQVLATGQLHYDRIADSNQPRAMEDEVLKPLSRIIHNLEAFYAGDRPPGFDLPEPDEDTRVLIKNFLYDVQRISTGINQQRQAGTFVKSEIDNAFEQASHSLDRLAGLLAVQVKAISVRMQSVSLLMLVLLAGVFTISVFMYFRSNRQKNKLIKLTASSLEEEKSRVDTLSRFIEAISNGDYSVAIGTDDKSGLTARLLSMRDNLKANADEDARRNWATQGLAQIGEILRETGNAAALYDKLIKFVVNYTGSNQGGLFLLNDDDEHHPFLELVSAYAFERKKFISKQVDIGQGMVGQCYQEADRIFLTKLPEEYVHITSGLGGATPTCLLLVPLKANDKVYGVLELASFKQLAEHQIRLIEKFAESIAATVSAVKINESTRMLLERTQQQAEEMRAQEEEMRQNMEELSATQEEMARKEREYIKRISELEEQVNSKATAG, encoded by the coding sequence GTGCTAAAGGCGATTAAGAAATTAAATCCGATACACCGTGCTACGGGCATCCTGGCATTCAGCGGGCTTGTGATTGTGGTTTTAATGGCATTGGCTGTACGGCACATCCGTACCGGGTATGCGCAAACAGCGGCCTGTAATAACCTGATTATGGAATGCAGGCAGGTGCTGGCAACCGGACAACTGCATTATGATCGGATTGCCGATTCAAATCAGCCACGGGCGATGGAGGATGAGGTGCTTAAGCCGCTAAGCAGGATAATTCATAACCTGGAAGCATTTTATGCGGGAGATCGCCCGCCCGGTTTTGATTTACCTGAGCCGGATGAAGACACCCGGGTTTTGATTAAAAATTTTCTGTACGATGTACAGCGAATAAGTACTGGTATAAACCAGCAGCGGCAGGCAGGAACGTTCGTAAAATCGGAAATTGATAATGCATTTGAGCAGGCCTCCCATTCGCTTGATCGGTTAGCCGGCTTGTTGGCTGTACAGGTAAAAGCAATTTCAGTTCGCATGCAATCAGTTTCACTGCTTATGCTGGTGCTGTTGGCCGGAGTTTTTACCATAAGTGTTTTCATGTATTTCCGATCCAACCGACAAAAGAATAAACTAATAAAACTCACTGCCTCCAGTCTGGAAGAGGAGAAAAGCCGCGTTGATACACTTTCGCGTTTTATTGAAGCTATTTCCAACGGTGATTACTCAGTTGCTATTGGAACGGATGATAAAAGTGGTTTAACTGCTCGGCTTTTAAGTATGCGGGATAACCTCAAAGCCAATGCCGATGAAGATGCCCGGAGGAACTGGGCAACCCAGGGCCTCGCTCAAATTGGTGAGATTCTCCGTGAGACAGGTAATGCTGCAGCGTTGTATGATAAACTCATTAAGTTTGTTGTAAACTATACCGGCAGCAACCAGGGTGGTTTGTTTTTGCTTAATGATGATGATGAACATCATCCGTTTCTGGAACTTGTATCGGCTTATGCGTTTGAACGAAAAAAATTTATCTCCAAACAGGTTGATATCGGTCAGGGCATGGTGGGGCAGTGTTATCAGGAAGCCGACCGGATTTTTCTGACCAAATTACCCGAAGAGTATGTGCACATTACATCGGGCCTTGGCGGAGCCACGCCCACCTGCCTGTTACTGGTGCCGCTAAAGGCCAACGACAAAGTATATGGCGTATTGGAGTTGGCCAGTTTTAAGCAATTGGCAGAACATCAAATCCGGTTGATAGAAAAGTTTGCAGAAAGTATAGCCGCAACGGTTTCTGCGGTTAAAATAAACGAAAGTACGCGCATGCTGTTGGAACGCACCCAACAGCAAGCCGAAGAGATGCGGGCCCAGGAGGAGGAAATGCGTCAGAATATGGAGGAACTTTCGGCTACCCAGGAGGAAATGGCCCGTAAGGAGCGTGAATACATAAAGCGTATTTCCGAATTGGAAGAACAGGTTAACAGCAAGGCCACAGCAGGTTAA
- a CDS encoding imidazolonepropionase, with amino-acid sequence MTCDLLILNSKGLVQVREHWKGPVRGSAMAELPVLADAYLTVSNGLISGYGPMQELPASILPAATIDASGRFVFPAFVDSHTHLVFAASREEEFVMKIRGATYEEIAKRGGGILNSAKKLQQLSEDELLNRSIGRAWEIIRSGTGAVEIKSGYGLTVQDELKMLRVARRIGRETPLTVKTTFLGAHAVPKETSKTKYMDLILNEMIPAVAAENLADYIDVFCEQGFFTPEETERIVERGKEHGMKPRIHANQLHRSGGVQVGVKTGALSVDHLENIGEEEINLLKGTSVMPTALPGAAFFLGLPFPPARRMLEAGLPLAIASDYNPGSSPSGNMPLMVALACIKMKMTPEEAINAATLNTAYALELDDVMGAVTVGKRANLVITRPMPSLAYLPYAYGSNLIESVLVDGKLI; translated from the coding sequence GTGACCTGCGATTTACTGATCCTGAATAGTAAAGGATTAGTACAGGTTCGCGAACATTGGAAAGGCCCTGTACGCGGCAGTGCCATGGCCGAACTCCCTGTGCTCGCTGATGCTTACCTGACGGTTTCCAACGGATTGATTTCCGGTTACGGCCCCATGCAGGAACTTCCGGCTTCCATCCTGCCGGCAGCAACGATAGATGCATCAGGCCGGTTTGTATTTCCTGCTTTTGTTGATTCGCATACCCACCTGGTATTTGCAGCCAGCCGCGAGGAGGAGTTTGTTATGAAAATTCGGGGAGCCACCTACGAAGAGATTGCCAAAAGAGGCGGAGGAATACTTAATTCTGCAAAAAAACTTCAACAGCTTTCGGAAGATGAATTGCTTAATCGCTCCATCGGTCGTGCCTGGGAGATCATCCGTTCAGGAACGGGTGCAGTAGAAATTAAAAGTGGTTACGGGCTTACCGTGCAAGACGAACTGAAAATGTTGCGGGTGGCCAGGCGCATCGGTCGGGAAACTCCATTAACGGTTAAAACCACTTTTCTCGGTGCACACGCGGTACCTAAAGAAACATCCAAAACCAAGTACATGGATCTGATTTTAAACGAAATGATTCCAGCTGTAGCAGCTGAGAACCTGGCCGATTACATTGATGTATTTTGCGAGCAGGGCTTTTTTACACCGGAAGAAACTGAACGGATTGTTGAACGAGGAAAAGAGCATGGCATGAAACCCCGCATCCATGCCAACCAGCTGCACCGGTCGGGCGGGGTGCAGGTAGGTGTTAAAACCGGGGCGTTGAGTGTGGATCACCTGGAGAACATCGGGGAGGAGGAAATCAATTTACTGAAGGGTACAAGTGTAATGCCCACCGCGCTTCCGGGGGCTGCGTTTTTTCTCGGCCTTCCGTTTCCTCCGGCAAGAAGAATGCTTGAAGCCGGGCTGCCACTGGCCATTGCGTCTGATTACAATCCCGGCAGTTCACCCAGCGGCAATATGCCCCTGATGGTTGCCCTGGCATGTATTAAAATGAAAATGACACCCGAAGAGGCAATCAATGCGGCCACCCTTAATACCGCTTATGCGCTTGAGTTGGATGATGTGATGGGAGCGGTGACGGTTGGAAAAAGAGCAAATCTGGTTATTACCAGACCCATGCCTTCGCTGGCTTATCTGCCGTATGCGTATGGCAGTAACCTGATTGAGTCGGTTCTTGTTGACGGAAAACTTATTTAA